In Proteus vulgaris, one DNA window encodes the following:
- the nhaA gene encoding Na+/H+ antiporter NhaA, whose translation MTAIIRQFLRLEASGGILLIIAAIIALIMANTPLNALYNEFLSIPIMLKFGAFELDKPLLLWVNDALMAIFFLVVGLEVKRELKEGSLAQRDRAIFPAIAAVGGMLAPALVYLMFNHADSIGQQGWAIPAATDIAFALGVMALLGKRVPVELKVFLLALAIIDDLGVIVIIALFYSKSIALMPLALAGLIVIALGIMNWRKVGNTAAYLVLGFVLWVCILKSGIHATIAGVIVGFIIPLRNKEGDSPSEELEHVLHPWVAYLILPLFAFSNAGVSLNGVTLDGMLSALPLGIALGLFLGKPIGIFLFSWVSVKLGIAKLPDAINLKQIFAVSVLCGIGFTMSIFIAGLAFDGASEAYNTYSKLGILVGSTVAAVVGYLLLRSVLPKSKTKSI comes from the coding sequence ATGACGGCAATTATTAGACAATTTTTGAGATTAGAGGCATCAGGCGGTATTCTTCTGATTATTGCTGCTATTATCGCATTGATTATGGCGAATACACCTCTAAATGCTTTGTATAATGAGTTTTTATCTATTCCTATTATGCTCAAGTTTGGTGCATTCGAACTTGATAAGCCATTACTGCTTTGGGTAAATGATGCCTTAATGGCTATTTTCTTTTTGGTGGTTGGATTAGAAGTTAAGCGTGAATTAAAAGAAGGCTCTTTAGCTCAACGTGATAGAGCCATTTTCCCTGCAATTGCTGCTGTAGGAGGAATGTTAGCTCCTGCATTAGTTTATCTTATGTTCAATCATGCCGATTCTATTGGGCAACAAGGTTGGGCAATTCCAGCTGCAACAGATATTGCATTTGCATTGGGGGTGATGGCGTTATTAGGTAAACGTGTCCCTGTTGAATTAAAGGTTTTCTTATTGGCTTTGGCGATCATCGATGACTTGGGCGTTATTGTGATTATCGCACTTTTTTATTCAAAGAGTATTGCACTGATGCCGTTGGCTTTGGCTGGGCTGATTGTTATTGCTCTGGGTATAATGAACTGGCGTAAAGTTGGTAATACCGCCGCTTATTTAGTTCTTGGATTTGTTTTGTGGGTGTGTATTTTAAAATCGGGTATTCATGCCACTATTGCGGGTGTCATAGTTGGATTCATTATCCCATTAAGAAATAAAGAAGGTGATTCGCCTTCTGAAGAATTAGAGCATGTGTTACATCCTTGGGTTGCCTATTTAATTTTGCCACTCTTTGCATTTAGTAATGCGGGGGTTTCCTTAAATGGTGTGACATTAGATGGCATGTTATCCGCATTACCGTTAGGTATCGCATTAGGACTATTTTTGGGTAAGCCGATTGGAATTTTCCTCTTTAGCTGGGTTTCGGTAAAACTAGGCATTGCAAAATTACCAGATGCGATTAATCTTAAACAAATATTTGCAGTGTCTGTGCTCTGTGGTATCGGTTTTACTATGTCTATCTTTATCGCAGGATTAGCATTTGATGGTGCAAGTGAAGCTTATAATACCTACTCTAAGCTGGGCATTTTAGTAGGTTCAACGGTAGCTGCAGTTGTGGGATATTTGTTGCTTCGTTCTGTTTTACCGAAGTCAAAAACGAAGTCAATATAA
- the nhaR gene encoding transcriptional activator NhaR produces MRVSHLNFNHLYYFWHVCKEGSVVGAAEALYLTPQTITGQIKALEERLGGKLFKRQGRGLVPSELGQLIFRYADKMFMLSQEMLDIVNYSRESNLLFDVGVADALSKQLVSRVLETAVIDHEQIHLRCFESTHELLLEQLSQHKLDMILSDCPVDSSQQEGLFSVKLGECNMSFFCSHPLPEKPFPECLEERKLLIPGRRYMLGRHLLTWIRNKNLQVEILGEFDDAALMKAFGLNYNAIFVAPSLYTDETFAHSNIEEIGMLDTVKEEYYAIFAERMIQHPAVQRVCNTDFSDLFNGNKKSAVNP; encoded by the coding sequence ATGCGGGTGTCACATCTCAATTTTAACCATCTTTATTATTTTTGGCATGTGTGTAAAGAAGGCTCTGTTGTAGGTGCAGCAGAAGCTCTGTATCTGACACCTCAGACAATTACAGGGCAAATTAAAGCATTAGAAGAGAGATTGGGTGGTAAGTTGTTTAAACGCCAAGGAAGGGGGTTAGTTCCTTCAGAATTGGGACAACTTATTTTTCGCTATGCCGATAAAATGTTTATGTTAAGCCAAGAGATGCTGGATATCGTCAACTATAGTCGTGAATCGAACTTGTTGTTTGATGTCGGTGTTGCGGATGCATTATCTAAACAATTAGTCAGTCGTGTATTAGAAACTGCTGTGATTGATCATGAACAAATCCATTTGCGCTGTTTTGAATCAACGCATGAATTATTATTAGAACAATTAAGCCAGCATAAGCTGGATATGATTTTATCGGATTGCCCAGTAGATTCTTCACAACAAGAAGGCTTGTTTTCTGTAAAACTTGGTGAATGTAATATGAGTTTCTTTTGTAGCCATCCACTTCCTGAAAAACCGTTTCCTGAATGTTTAGAAGAGCGAAAATTACTGATCCCAGGTCGTCGATATATGTTAGGTCGCCATTTGTTAACGTGGATACGTAATAAGAATCTGCAAGTGGAAATTTTGGGTGAGTTTGATGATGCGGCATTAATGAAAGCATTCGGATTAAATTATAATGCCATTTTTGTAGCACCTTCACTGTATACCGATGAAACTTTTGCTCATAGCAATATCGAAGAAATTGGAATGCTTGATACTGTAAAAGAAGAGTATTACGCGATTTTTGCAGAGAGAATGATCCAACATCCAGCGGTTCAGCGCGTTTGTAATACTGATTTTTCAGATCTTTTTAATGGGAATAAGAAGAGTGCTGTAAATCCATAA
- the rpsT gene encoding 30S ribosomal protein S20, with protein sequence MANIKSAKKRAVQSEKRRQHNASRRSMMRTYIKKVYAAVASGDKEAAQKAFNDMQPIVDRQATKGLIHKNKAARHKANLQAQIKAM encoded by the coding sequence TTGGCTAATATCAAATCAGCTAAGAAGCGTGCGGTTCAGTCTGAAAAGCGTCGTCAACACAACGCAAGCCGTCGTTCTATGATGCGTACTTACATCAAAAAAGTATACGCAGCAGTTGCTTCAGGTGATAAAGAAGCAGCACAAAAAGCATTTAATGACATGCAACCGATTGTTGACCGTCAGGCAACTAAAGGCTTAATTCATAAGAATAAAGCAGCACGTCATAAAGCTAATCTGCAAGCACAAATCAAAGCAATGTAA
- the ribF gene encoding bifunctional riboflavin kinase/FAD synthetase — protein sequence MELIRGIQNIRALHHGCVLTIGNFDGVHRGHQALLKHLKQEASQRGLPTVVMTFEPQPLEFFLPEKAPARLTRLRDKIKYLAECGIDYLLCVKFDKQFAAQTPEEFVSSLLVDKLGVKFLAIGDDFRFGKNREGDFHFLQQAGVRYGFDVANTESYCDKGLRISSTAVREALLNDDLVLAESLLGHPYSVCGRVVHGNELGRTIGFPTANIPMKRLVAPVKGVYAVDVYLSDNQLPLPGVANIGSRPTVKGKGVQLEVHLIDVNMDLYGRCIDVVLRKKLRNEQRFASLDALKQQIADDVATARDFLSQ from the coding sequence ATGGAGCTAATTCGCGGTATACAGAATATTAGAGCGCTACATCATGGTTGCGTTTTAACAATTGGGAATTTTGATGGTGTCCATCGAGGCCATCAGGCATTATTGAAACACTTGAAGCAAGAAGCCTCACAGAGAGGATTACCCACGGTTGTGATGACATTTGAGCCTCAACCACTTGAGTTTTTTTTACCAGAAAAAGCACCAGCACGTCTGACTCGTTTACGAGATAAGATAAAGTATTTGGCTGAATGCGGTATTGACTACCTTTTGTGTGTCAAATTTGATAAACAATTTGCGGCACAAACACCCGAAGAGTTTGTTTCATCTCTACTGGTCGATAAATTAGGGGTGAAATTTCTTGCTATTGGTGATGACTTTCGCTTTGGCAAAAATCGTGAAGGTGATTTCCATTTTTTACAACAAGCAGGTGTTCGGTATGGATTTGACGTCGCAAATACAGAAAGTTATTGCGATAAAGGGTTACGTATCAGTAGCACCGCAGTAAGAGAAGCGTTACTCAATGATGATTTAGTTCTTGCTGAATCACTCCTTGGACACCCTTATAGTGTTTGTGGACGAGTTGTTCATGGTAATGAATTGGGTAGAACTATTGGTTTTCCGACAGCCAATATTCCAATGAAGCGCTTAGTTGCACCAGTGAAAGGTGTTTATGCCGTTGATGTCTATTTATCAGATAATCAATTACCTTTGCCAGGTGTGGCAAATATCGGAAGTCGTCCAACTGTAAAAGGAAAAGGCGTACAATTAGAAGTTCATTTAATCGACGTTAATATGGATTTATATGGACGTTGTATTGATGTTGTGTTACGAAAGAAATTGCGTAATGAACAGCGATTTGCATCATTGGATGCATTGAAGCAGCAAATCGCAGATGATGTGGCTACTGCTAGGGATTTTTTATCACAGTAG
- the ileS gene encoding isoleucine--tRNA ligase: MSDYKNTLNLPETGFPMRGDLAKREPEMLSRWYKEGLYQAIRQAKSGKKTFILHDGPPYANGNIHIGHSVNKILKDIIIKSKGLSGFDSPYIPGWDCHGLPIELKVEQIVGKPGEKISAAQFREECRKYAYEQIEAQKKDFIRLGVLGDWDKPYLTMDYKTEANTIRALARIIANGHLLKGAKPVHWCTACGSSLAEAEVEYYDKTSPSIDVRFTAVDSKAVAAKFGSATDKPISLVIWTTTPWTLPANRAIALNAEFNYALVSFNDECVILAADLVEYVMKRIGVTDWAVLGECKGTDLELLRFNHPFMGFDVPAILGDHVTLEAGTGAVHTAPGHGPDDFVVGQKYGLEVANPVGPNGCYLPGTYPILDGVFVFKANDVIVELLKEKGALLHHEAMQHSYPCCWRHKTPVIFRATPQWFIGMDKNGLRQQSLKEIKGVKWIPDWGQARIESMVENRPDWCISRQRTWGTPMSLFVHKETQEPHPRTLELMEEVAKRVEVSGIQAWWDLDIRDVLGDEADDYMKTPDTLDVWFDSGSTHSTVVDARSEYHGNSADMYLEGSDQHRGWFMSSLMISTAIKGKAPYRQVLTHGFTVDGQGRKMSKSIGNTVSPQDVMDKLGADILRLWVASTDYTGEIAVSDEILKRSADTYRRIRNTARFFLANLNGFDPAKHQVKPEEMVTLDRWAVGRAQAAQAEILKHYENYDFHNVIQRLMQFCSVEMGSFYLDIIKDRQYTAKSDSVARRSCQTALFHISEALVRWMAPVMSFTADEIWNELPGERAKYVLTEEWYTDLFGLDASETLNDDYWAELLAVRGEVNKVLEQARTDKQLRGSLEASVTLYADNALADKLNALGNELRFVLLTSQATVADISEAPETALASDMAGLKIAFNKADGEKCPRCWHYATDIGQVAEHAELCGRCVTNVAGNGEERKFA; encoded by the coding sequence ATGAGTGACTATAAAAATACCCTGAACTTACCAGAAACAGGGTTCCCTATGCGCGGGGATTTAGCAAAGCGCGAGCCAGAGATGTTATCACGTTGGTACAAAGAAGGTTTGTATCAAGCTATTCGTCAGGCGAAAAGTGGTAAAAAAACATTTATTTTGCATGATGGCCCTCCATACGCCAACGGCAATATTCATATTGGTCACTCAGTAAACAAAATTCTCAAAGATATTATTATTAAATCCAAAGGGCTGTCAGGCTTTGATTCTCCGTACATTCCAGGATGGGATTGTCATGGATTACCTATTGAACTAAAAGTTGAACAAATCGTAGGTAAACCAGGAGAGAAAATATCTGCAGCACAATTCCGCGAGGAATGTCGTAAATACGCTTACGAACAAATTGAAGCACAGAAAAAAGATTTCATTCGTTTAGGTGTTTTGGGTGATTGGGATAAACCTTATCTCACAATGGATTATAAAACCGAAGCGAATACTATCCGTGCTTTAGCGCGTATCATTGCAAATGGTCACCTATTAAAAGGCGCTAAACCTGTTCACTGGTGTACCGCGTGTGGCTCATCATTGGCTGAAGCAGAAGTCGAATACTACGATAAAACATCCCCTTCTATTGATGTGCGTTTCACCGCCGTAGATTCAAAAGCTGTTGCTGCTAAATTTGGCTCAGCAACAGATAAACCAATTTCTTTGGTTATCTGGACAACAACGCCTTGGACATTACCTGCTAACCGCGCTATCGCCTTAAATGCAGAATTTAATTATGCCTTAGTCTCATTTAATGATGAGTGTGTGATTTTAGCTGCTGATCTTGTTGAATATGTGATGAAACGTATTGGCGTAACTGACTGGGCTGTTTTAGGTGAATGTAAAGGTACAGATCTAGAATTGTTGCGCTTTAATCATCCATTTATGGGCTTTGATGTTCCTGCTATTTTAGGTGATCACGTTACTTTAGAAGCAGGTACAGGGGCTGTTCATACTGCACCAGGCCATGGTCCGGATGACTTTGTGGTTGGTCAAAAATATGGTTTAGAAGTTGCAAACCCTGTTGGGCCAAATGGTTGTTATTTACCTGGCACTTACCCAATATTAGACGGTGTTTTTGTTTTTAAAGCGAATGATGTCATCGTTGAATTGCTAAAAGAAAAAGGTGCTCTGTTACATCACGAAGCGATGCAGCACAGTTATCCTTGCTGTTGGAGACATAAAACTCCAGTTATTTTCCGTGCAACACCTCAATGGTTTATTGGCATGGATAAAAATGGGTTGCGTCAACAATCATTAAAAGAGATCAAGGGTGTTAAATGGATACCTGATTGGGGTCAAGCACGAATTGAGTCAATGGTTGAAAACCGCCCTGACTGGTGTATTTCTCGTCAACGTACTTGGGGTACTCCAATGTCTCTGTTTGTTCATAAAGAGACACAAGAGCCACATCCACGTACTTTAGAGTTGATGGAAGAAGTTGCAAAACGTGTTGAAGTTAGCGGTATCCAAGCATGGTGGGATTTAGATATTCGTGACGTGTTGGGTGATGAAGCTGACGATTACATGAAAACACCAGATACGCTGGACGTATGGTTTGACTCAGGATCAACACACTCAACCGTCGTTGATGCTCGCTCAGAATACCATGGTAATTCAGCCGATATGTATTTAGAAGGCTCTGACCAACATCGTGGTTGGTTTATGTCTTCGTTGATGATCTCAACGGCAATCAAAGGTAAAGCACCTTACCGCCAAGTATTAACACATGGTTTTACCGTAGATGGACAAGGCCGTAAAATGTCTAAATCTATCGGTAACACAGTAAGTCCTCAAGATGTGATGGATAAATTGGGTGCTGATATCTTACGTTTATGGGTTGCCTCAACAGATTATACAGGTGAAATCGCCGTATCTGATGAGATCTTAAAACGTTCTGCGGATACTTATCGTCGTATTCGTAATACTGCACGCTTCTTCTTAGCAAACTTGAATGGTTTTGATCCTGCAAAACATCAAGTTAAACCAGAAGAGATGGTCACGTTAGATCGCTGGGCTGTGGGGCGTGCGCAAGCTGCCCAAGCAGAAATTTTAAAACATTATGAAAACTATGATTTCCATAATGTTATTCAACGCTTAATGCAATTCTGCTCAGTGGAAATGGGTTCTTTCTATCTAGATATCATTAAAGACAGACAATACACTGCGAAAAGCGACAGTGTTGCTCGTCGTAGTTGCCAAACAGCATTATTCCATATCAGTGAAGCATTAGTCCGTTGGATGGCGCCAGTTATGTCATTCACTGCTGATGAAATTTGGAATGAACTGCCAGGTGAGCGAGCAAAATATGTCTTAACTGAAGAGTGGTATACCGATTTATTTGGTTTAGATGCATCAGAAACCTTAAATGACGATTACTGGGCTGAATTACTGGCTGTTCGTGGTGAAGTCAATAAAGTGTTAGAGCAAGCTCGTACAGATAAACAACTACGTGGTTCTTTAGAAGCATCAGTCACACTGTATGCAGATAACGCTTTAGCAGATAAATTAAATGCATTAGGTAATGAACTGCGTTTTGTTTTATTAACATCTCAAGCGACAGTAGCAGATATTAGTGAAGCACCAGAAACAGCATTAGCCTCTGATATGGCGGGTTTAAAAATCGCCTTTAATAAAGCAGATGGCGAAAAATGTCCTCGTTGCTGGCATTACGCGACAGATATCGGTCAAGTAGCGGAACACGCTGAATTATGCGGACGCTGTGTTACTAACGTAGCCGGTAACGGTGAAGAACGTAAGTTTGCTTAA
- the lspA gene encoding signal peptidase II, with protein MKKTLCSTGLRWLWLAIAVVVLDLGTKQYFMQTFRLYESVAVMPFFNFTYAHNYGAAFSFLADKGGWQRWFFALIALAICITLLVMMYKNKANAKLSNIAYALIIGGALGNLSDRLIHGFVIDFLDVYVGDWHWPTFNIADMGICIGAGLIIIESFFPDKNASPQDTKKQK; from the coding sequence ATGAAGAAAACACTTTGCTCTACAGGTTTACGCTGGTTGTGGTTAGCAATTGCTGTAGTGGTGTTGGATTTAGGAACAAAACAGTATTTCATGCAGACATTTCGTCTGTATGAATCTGTTGCTGTGATGCCTTTTTTCAATTTCACTTACGCACATAACTATGGTGCTGCCTTTAGCTTTTTAGCGGATAAAGGGGGATGGCAACGTTGGTTTTTTGCACTGATTGCATTAGCAATCTGCATTACTTTATTAGTAATGATGTATAAAAATAAAGCGAACGCCAAACTAAGTAACATTGCTTATGCGCTTATTATTGGCGGAGCATTGGGTAATCTTTCTGATCGTCTGATCCACGGGTTTGTTATCGATTTCCTTGATGTTTATGTCGGAGATTGGCATTGGCCCACTTTTAATATTGCTGATATGGGTATTTGTATTGGTGCGGGACTTATTATCATTGAAAGCTTTTTCCCTGATAAAAATGCCAGTCCGCAAGATACAAAAAAGCAAAAGTAA
- the fkpB gene encoding FKBP-type peptidyl-prolyl cis-trans isomerase produces the protein MVMQVLNNSAVLLNFTLKLADGSVAESTQAHGKPALFRLGDESLSPALEAELLGLSTGDKKTFTLAGEHLFGKYNPDLIQYFMPSDFAESGVPEAGTIMLFTAMNGSEMPGIVKNVTEDSVTVDFNHPLASEEVTFDIEVVSINPEEETTHANTAG, from the coding sequence ATGGTTATGCAGGTACTCAACAATAGTGCGGTATTGCTGAATTTCACTTTAAAATTAGCCGATGGCTCTGTTGCTGAATCTACGCAAGCACATGGTAAACCGGCTCTTTTTCGTTTAGGTGATGAAAGTTTATCGCCAGCCTTAGAAGCTGAATTATTGGGGTTATCAACGGGAGATAAAAAAACTTTTACGCTTGCGGGCGAACATCTTTTTGGTAAATACAACCCTGACTTGATCCAATACTTTATGCCTTCTGACTTTGCAGAGTCTGGGGTGCCAGAAGCGGGCACAATCATGCTATTTACAGCAATGAATGGAAGTGAAATGCCGGGCATTGTAAAAAATGTCACTGAAGATTCTGTCACGGTTGATTTTAATCACCCATTAGCGTCAGAAGAAGTGACATTTGATATTGAAGTTGTCAGCATCAATCCTGAGGAGGAAACAACACATGCAAATACTGCTGGCTAA
- the ispH gene encoding 4-hydroxy-3-methylbut-2-enyl diphosphate reductase: protein MQILLANPRGFCAGVDRAISIVDRALEIYGAPIYVRHEVVHNRYVVNDLRERGAIFIEEISEVPDNAILIFSAHGVSQAIRQEARSRNLTMLYDATCPLVTKVHMEVARASRKGKEAILIGHAGHPEVEGTMGQYNNPEGGMYLVESPADVWKLTVKDEDNLCFMTQTTLSVDDTSEVIDALNARFPKIIGPRKDDICYATTNRQEAARELAEKADVVFVVGSKNSSNSNRLAELAQRAGKPSYLIDSFEDIDESWVTNVNIVGVTAGASAPDILVQQVLERLKSFGADEVIELSGREENIVFEVPKELRLDYKVIE, encoded by the coding sequence ATGCAAATACTGCTGGCTAACCCACGAGGCTTTTGTGCGGGTGTTGACCGAGCTATCAGCATTGTTGACCGCGCTCTGGAAATCTATGGCGCACCTATTTATGTTCGTCATGAAGTGGTTCATAACCGTTATGTAGTTAACGATTTACGCGAACGTGGCGCTATCTTTATTGAAGAAATTTCAGAAGTACCCGATAACGCGATTTTAATTTTTTCGGCTCATGGTGTTTCTCAAGCTATTCGTCAAGAGGCTCGTTCACGTAATTTAACGATGCTTTATGATGCAACTTGCCCATTAGTAACTAAAGTTCATATGGAAGTAGCTAGAGCTAGCCGTAAAGGTAAAGAGGCGATACTAATCGGTCATGCAGGGCATCCCGAAGTTGAAGGTACAATGGGGCAATACAATAACCCTGAAGGAGGGATGTATTTAGTTGAGTCTCCTGCTGATGTCTGGAAATTAACAGTCAAAGATGAAGACAACCTTTGTTTTATGACCCAAACGACACTTTCTGTAGATGATACATCTGAAGTTATTGATGCTTTAAATGCACGTTTTCCCAAAATTATTGGGCCACGTAAAGATGATATTTGTTATGCAACAACCAATCGTCAAGAAGCGGCGAGAGAACTTGCTGAAAAAGCAGATGTTGTTTTTGTTGTTGGTTCTAAGAACTCATCAAATTCAAACCGCTTAGCAGAATTGGCTCAGCGTGCAGGAAAACCTTCTTATCTTATCGATAGCTTTGAAGATATTGATGAGTCATGGGTGACTAATGTCAATATTGTCGGAGTGACTGCAGGAGCTTCTGCCCCTGATATTTTAGTACAGCAAGTATTAGAGCGTCTAAAAAGCTTTGGTGCTGATGAAGTGATTGAACTATCAGGACGTGAAGAAAATATTGTTTTTGAAGTGCCTAAAGAACTTCGACTTGACTATAAAGTTATCGAATAA
- the dapB gene encoding 4-hydroxy-tetrahydrodipicolinate reductase, translated as MSAKELRLAVVGAGGRMGRQLIQAISQQEGTVLGAAFERTNSSLIGSDAGELAGIGHIGVTVTDNLLAQANAFDVLIDFTRPEGTLSHIEFCVEQQKGMIIGTTGFDDEGKKAIDDAAKIIPIVFAANFSVGVNLVLKLLEKAAKVMGSYSDIEIVEAHHRHKVDAPSGTALAMGESIADALGRDLKECAVYERVGHTGERDPKSIGFATIRAGDIVGEHTAIFADIGERVEISHKASSRMTFANGAVKAAIWLSSKKSGLYNIKDVLSLEDL; from the coding sequence ATGTCTGCAAAAGAACTTCGTCTTGCTGTTGTAGGTGCTGGTGGACGCATGGGACGCCAATTAATTCAGGCAATTTCTCAACAAGAAGGAACTGTGCTAGGTGCTGCTTTTGAACGTACAAATTCTTCATTAATTGGCTCAGATGCGGGCGAGTTGGCTGGCATTGGTCATATCGGTGTCACAGTAACTGATAACTTATTAGCACAAGCTAATGCATTTGATGTATTAATTGATTTTACACGTCCAGAAGGCACGCTTTCACATATTGAATTTTGTGTAGAACAACAAAAAGGCATGATTATCGGTACGACAGGCTTTGATGATGAAGGCAAGAAAGCCATAGATGATGCAGCAAAAATCATCCCTATTGTGTTTGCGGCCAACTTTAGTGTTGGTGTTAATTTGGTGCTTAAATTACTTGAAAAAGCCGCTAAAGTGATGGGGTCTTACAGTGATATTGAAATTGTAGAAGCGCACCATCGCCATAAGGTTGATGCACCATCAGGTACAGCATTAGCAATGGGTGAATCTATTGCAGATGCATTAGGTCGTGATCTTAAAGAGTGTGCCGTTTATGAGCGAGTAGGGCATACGGGAGAGCGTGACCCTAAAAGTATTGGTTTTGCTACTATTCGTGCAGGTGATATTGTGGGTGAACATACTGCGATTTTTGCCGATATTGGCGAAAGAGTCGAGATAAGCCACAAAGCTTCTAGTCGAATGACATTTGCAAATGGTGCAGTAAAGGCAGCTATTTGGTTAAGCTCTAAAAAATCAGGTTTATATAATATTAAAGATGTTCTTTCTTTAGAGGATTTGTGA
- the carA gene encoding glutamine-hydrolyzing carbamoyl-phosphate synthase small subunit encodes MIKSAILVLEDGTEFHGKSIGAEGAAIGEVVFNTSMTGYQEILTDPSYSQQIVTLTYPHIGNTGVNHSDEESETIHAQGLIIRDLPLVMSNYRAQETLSDYLKRHNIVAIADIDTRKLTRLLREKGAQNGCIIVGNHLDTQQALEKARSFPGLKGMDLAKTVTVKQPYQWTQGSWTLKGELPKAKSVDELPLHIVAYDFGVKRNILRMLVDRGCRVTIVPAQTPAQDVLALSPDGIFLSNGPGDPEPCEYAINAIQTFLTTDIPLFGICLGHQLLALASGAKTIKMKFGHHGGNHPVKDLDKNTVMITAQNHGFAVDETSLPANLRVTHKSLFDGSLQGIHRTDKPAFSFQGHPEASPGPHDAAPLFDHFIELIAQYRQNLQSVTTK; translated from the coding sequence TTGATTAAATCAGCTATACTGGTTCTAGAAGATGGGACCGAATTCCACGGCAAGTCGATTGGCGCAGAAGGCGCCGCCATCGGTGAAGTCGTTTTTAATACTTCAATGACTGGTTATCAAGAAATACTAACCGACCCGTCTTACTCTCAACAAATTGTTACTCTCACCTATCCCCACATTGGCAACACCGGCGTTAATCATTCAGACGAAGAATCAGAAACCATTCATGCTCAAGGCTTAATTATTCGTGATTTACCATTAGTGATGAGCAACTATCGTGCACAAGAAACATTATCTGATTATCTTAAACGCCATAATATCGTTGCGATTGCAGATATTGATACACGCAAGCTAACGCGCTTATTGAGAGAAAAAGGTGCGCAAAACGGTTGCATTATCGTAGGCAATCATCTTGATACTCAACAAGCTCTCGAAAAGGCCAGATCATTTCCTGGTTTAAAAGGAATGGACTTAGCAAAAACGGTGACAGTGAAACAGCCTTATCAGTGGACTCAAGGAAGTTGGACATTAAAAGGTGAGTTACCCAAAGCAAAATCAGTAGATGAATTGCCATTGCATATTGTGGCATATGATTTTGGTGTGAAACGTAATATTTTACGCATGCTGGTGGATAGAGGGTGTCGAGTTACCATTGTACCAGCACAAACACCTGCGCAAGATGTTTTAGCACTTTCACCTGATGGTATTTTTCTTTCAAATGGTCCCGGGGATCCAGAGCCCTGCGAATATGCCATTAACGCCATTCAAACATTTTTAACAACCGATATTCCTCTCTTTGGCATCTGTTTAGGTCATCAGCTTTTAGCATTAGCCAGCGGTGCAAAAACCATCAAAATGAAATTTGGGCATCATGGTGGTAACCATCCTGTTAAAGATTTAGATAAAAATACGGTGATGATCACAGCGCAAAATCATGGATTTGCCGTTGATGAAACCTCTCTTCCTGCCAATTTACGTGTGACACATAAATCTCTATTTGATGGTTCTTTACAAGGCATTCATCGCACAGATAAACCTGCATTCAGTTTTCAAGGCCATCCAGAAGCCAGCCCTGGGCCACATGATGCTGCACCTCTTTTTGATCACTTTATCGAGCTTATCGCGCAATATCGTCAAAACCTGCAATCAGTAACAACAAAATAA